A genome region from Ignavibacteria bacterium includes the following:
- a CDS encoding sodium/solute symporter (Members of the Solute:Sodium Symporter (SSS), TC 2.A.21 as described in tcdb.org, catalyze solute:Na+ symport. Known solutes for members of the family include sugars, amino acids, nucleosides, inositols, vitamins, urea or anions, depending on the system.) has translation MFSSFTLLDGIILVAYLIVVLSFGFYYSRRQAKNPSDYFLSGRSMGWITVGMSIFATNISSEHFIGLAGSGAARGLAVGQFEIMAIFILLILGWFISPVYIKSGVNTMPEFLEKRFDKRSRKFFAALSIILYIFTKISVTLFAGGILFYKIFGINIYASAIIIVLITGIYSVIGGATAVMKNHIFQTVMLILGAVMLTVFGLMEVGGFHGLQQKLPGNYFSLFKPMSDPDFPWTGIIFGAPIVAFWYWCTDQYIVQRVLSSKSIEDARRGSILAACFKITPIFILVLPGLIAVALFPEINGDDAYPTLLASNILPMGIKGFVLAGLLSAIMSSLASVFNVTATIFTNDFYRTRHPEASDRKLVLVGRLSTMVTIVAAILCVPLVRVINSQVYLYLQNIQSLVAPPVTAVFLAGILSRKVTARGALWTLIIGEMIGMSKLVLDMMISMDMVHNTFLLGIAQISFLHFTIMLFIVCVFVIVLVSYIPEDAEMPGINKVSYYFSDSIKNVNYDGSQTGALAGNRINLMFSLVILIVVFIFSFWGIFF, from the coding sequence GTGTTTAGCAGTTTTACTTTACTTGATGGCATAATACTGGTCGCCTACTTAATTGTAGTTTTAAGTTTTGGCTTCTATTACTCGCGCAGGCAGGCGAAAAATCCTTCGGATTATTTCCTCTCTGGAAGATCTATGGGCTGGATTACAGTAGGTATGTCAATTTTTGCCACAAACATTTCGAGCGAACATTTTATCGGTCTGGCTGGTTCAGGTGCCGCAAGGGGCCTGGCTGTCGGACAGTTTGAAATAATGGCTATTTTCATCCTTCTTATTCTGGGTTGGTTCATTTCACCGGTCTACATAAAATCGGGTGTAAACACAATGCCGGAATTCCTGGAGAAGCGTTTTGACAAAAGAAGCCGTAAATTTTTTGCCGCCTTATCTATAATATTATATATATTCACAAAAATATCGGTCACACTTTTTGCCGGCGGCATCCTGTTCTACAAGATTTTCGGAATTAACATATATGCCTCGGCCATAATAATTGTGCTTATTACGGGTATTTACAGCGTAATCGGCGGCGCTACGGCTGTAATGAAAAACCACATATTCCAGACCGTTATGCTGATACTGGGCGCCGTAATGCTCACGGTCTTCGGCCTTATGGAAGTCGGCGGTTTTCATGGCCTCCAGCAGAAGCTGCCGGGAAACTATTTCAGCCTCTTTAAGCCTATGAGCGACCCGGATTTCCCCTGGACGGGTATTATATTCGGAGCCCCGATAGTTGCATTCTGGTATTGGTGTACAGACCAGTACATCGTTCAGCGTGTTCTATCCTCCAAAAGCATCGAAGATGCAAGACGCGGCTCAATCCTGGCTGCATGCTTTAAGATTACCCCGATTTTTATTTTAGTTCTGCCCGGACTTATTGCCGTAGCCCTCTTTCCTGAAATTAACGGCGACGACGCCTACCCGACACTCCTTGCAAGCAATATACTTCCTATGGGAATCAAAGGCTTTGTCCTTGCCGGACTTCTTTCGGCTATAATGTCCTCTCTTGCAAGTGTTTTTAACGTTACGGCTACCATTTTTACAAACGATTTTTACAGGACCAGGCATCCCGAGGCCTCAGACAGAAAACTCGTCCTTGTAGGGCGCCTCTCTACCATGGTTACAATTGTAGCTGCAATACTCTGCGTCCCGCTTGTCAGGGTTATTAACTCACAGGTTTACCTCTATCTCCAGAACATACAGTCCCTTGTTGCACCTCCTGTTACGGCTGTATTCCTGGCAGGCATACTGAGCCGCAAGGTTACTGCAAGAGGAGCACTTTGGACACTCATAATCGGAGAAATGATAGGAATGAGTAAACTCGTGCTCGATATGATGATTTCAATGGATATGGTTCATAATACATTCCTTCTTGGCATTGCACAGATAAGCTTCCTGCATTTTACTATCATGCTCTTCATTGTCTGTGTGTTTGTAATTGTTCTTGTCAGCTATATCCCGGAGGACGCTGAGATGCCGGGAATAAACAAAGTCTCTTACTATTTCTCGGACAGCATTAAGAATGTTAATTACGATGGTTCCCAGACTGGCGCTCTTGCAGGCAACAGGATAAACCTGATGTTCTCGCTCGTCATCTTGATTGTCGTTTTCATCTTCAGCTTCTGGGGGATTTTCTTTTGA
- a CDS encoding sigma-54-dependent Fis family transcriptional regulator, whose product MLSSSLIRVLLIEDEDFDVRRVQNTVKPFEEKIHISKIVSNGKDALEILHDKREKYHVVIMDFQIAGGLMGEALIQKIKEIDSSIQIIVITKMTINLTDFNFANKLLKAGAFWYCTKYPGDIEEYIYQPTDFVISIFNAFEKCLLERERDKSNLKLKRTIEDILAQKKIIGESVLMTRLKEDVLKYSQSNVNILIKGASGTGKEIIAFNLHYNSPRRFENFVPINCGSLPNDLIESELFGYEKGAFTGADKKKPGLFEIANNGTVFLDEITELPLSAQVKLLRVIQEGELEKLGRTEKIKVNVRIIAATNRNIEEEVRAKRFREDLYYRLNVVPISVPPLKQRKSDIHLLIDHFMNKMSIDMGKEKPQIDQSAWEILIDYDWPGNIRELINVVQRFFFSDEKMITYLQAKLVIGSFDLHEQSSGSLNGIEFFTEGEVIPLKQMEKMVREKYFIFVRENSSSDTEAAKKLGLAPPNYYRMAKELGLK is encoded by the coding sequence ATGCTATCCAGTTCTTTGATTCGCGTTCTGCTCATAGAAGACGAGGATTTTGACGTCCGCAGGGTGCAAAATACAGTAAAACCGTTTGAGGAAAAGATCCATATTTCCAAAATTGTCTCAAACGGTAAAGATGCCCTTGAAATACTGCACGACAAAAGGGAAAAATATCACGTCGTTATTATGGATTTCCAGATAGCTGGCGGACTTATGGGGGAGGCCCTGATACAGAAGATCAAGGAGATTGACTCTTCAATCCAGATCATTGTTATCACTAAAATGACAATTAACCTTACCGACTTTAACTTTGCAAATAAACTTCTGAAGGCCGGCGCCTTCTGGTACTGCACCAAATACCCGGGCGATATCGAGGAATATATCTACCAGCCTACTGACTTCGTTATCAGCATCTTTAATGCTTTTGAAAAGTGCCTCTTGGAAAGAGAAAGGGATAAATCCAACCTCAAACTAAAAAGAACCATTGAGGACATACTGGCACAGAAGAAAATTATAGGCGAATCCGTCTTAATGACCCGCCTTAAGGAAGACGTATTAAAATACTCGCAGAGCAACGTAAACATTCTCATCAAAGGGGCCTCCGGTACTGGAAAGGAGATCATTGCTTTTAACCTGCATTACAACAGCCCCCGCCGTTTTGAGAACTTTGTGCCCATTAACTGCGGAAGCCTTCCTAATGACCTCATTGAAAGTGAACTTTTTGGCTATGAAAAAGGCGCCTTTACAGGGGCAGATAAGAAAAAACCGGGACTCTTTGAAATTGCCAATAACGGTACGGTCTTTCTGGATGAAATAACAGAGCTCCCGCTTTCAGCCCAGGTGAAGCTTTTAAGGGTTATACAGGAAGGAGAGCTTGAAAAACTTGGCAGGACTGAAAAAATTAAGGTCAATGTGAGGATAATTGCCGCCACAAACCGTAATATTGAAGAAGAGGTGAGGGCTAAACGCTTCAGGGAGGACCTTTACTACAGGCTGAACGTCGTCCCGATCTCTGTGCCCCCTCTCAAGCAGAGGAAAAGCGATATCCACCTTCTTATAGACCATTTTATGAATAAAATGAGTATTGATATGGGTAAGGAGAAGCCTCAAATTGACCAGAGCGCCTGGGAAATACTTATTGATTACGACTGGCCGGGAAATATACGTGAACTCATAAACGTTGTACAAAGATTTTTCTTCAGCGACGAAAAGATGATAACTTACCTCCAGGCAAAGCTTGTAATAGGAAGCTTCGACCTGCATGAGCAGTCTTCAGGAAGCCTTAATGGTATTGAATTCTTTACTGAAGGTGAGGTTATCCCCTTAAAGCAGATGGAAAAAATGGTGAGGGAGAAATATTTCATATTTGTCAGGGAAAACTCCTCTTCTGATACAGAAGCGGCAAAAAAGCTGGGGCTGGCTCCCCCGAACTATTACAGGATGGCTAAAGAGCTCGGCCTGAAGTAG
- a CDS encoding TonB-dependent receptor, which yields MKTPRNTYAFVLSMLLFMFFMSAASFAGTTGKISGKVVDSETGEPIVGANIVLEGTYLGAAADMNGYYYINNIPPGKYTIVASSIGYQKTIVQDVIVKIDLTTKIDIKLSSTSINIGREVVVRAERPLVQKDLTSNTATVSSEDIKMMPVESIGQVVNLQAGVVGGHFRGGRSNEVAYLVDGVSVTDAFNNSMGVEIENTSVRQMEVISGTFNAEYGQAMSGVVNIVTQDGSQNYEGSASAYVGNYVTSHKDLFHNLDKMDRVASQNLQFSFSGPVPYLKGLTFFTTGRYFNDEGYLYGQRVYNVTDDAPLPVQVFDGTKTTTEYVMRNTGDGSYVPMNPNKKYSFNGKLTYTLPGFKFSYSLFWDDNYNKYYNHSFFQTPDGIKKHYRNNTINTFQATHVISQSTFQTLQLSTNYHNYYGYLYADPFDSRYVNPTQGLPITNYTFRSGGNEGDRYERYTRTNILKWTLASQVSKEHKIGAGIEARMHKMFNHSMSIINLTEDVPDTASHIDGKTIFTLGYMNYGTSSDRGYNTGYTKKPFEVSAYIQDKMEYDIMIINAGVRFEYFDANASMPADWKNPRNNPLYPGAGLMTKSKPKFQISPRLGASFPISDKGAIHFSYGHFFQMPNFENLYYNSDYIVSPTTGLSSITGNPDLKGQKTVMYEIGLQQVLFPNVAFDLTVYYRDIRDLLGMEIIKTYEGFRYAKYINQDYGNVRGFIVTLEKMFSDYFGAKIDYTYQIAEGNSSDPTSVFNNNQTDPPIATPKRVVPLDWDQRSTLNLTLNVGNMGDWSVGLICSYGTGMPYTEDPLYVNGLIFNNMGIKPSTYNVDLRAEKNFNVAGLNINTFLLVYNLLDIKNQYGVYGSTGTATSDLNTKRAVPIVGLNTIEDMINNPTMYSTPRQIRLGLSVGF from the coding sequence TTGAAAACTCCTAGAAATACTTATGCTTTTGTTTTAAGTATGTTGCTGTTCATGTTTTTTATGAGTGCGGCTTCCTTTGCCGGAACCACGGGGAAAATCTCAGGAAAAGTGGTGGATTCCGAAACTGGGGAACCTATCGTAGGCGCCAATATTGTCCTGGAAGGCACTTACCTCGGTGCCGCAGCTGATATGAACGGCTATTATTATATAAATAATATCCCTCCGGGAAAATATACTATTGTAGCAAGCAGTATAGGCTATCAGAAAACAATTGTCCAGGATGTAATAGTTAAGATAGATCTTACTACCAAAATTGACATTAAGCTTTCCTCTACTTCAATAAATATTGGCCGCGAAGTTGTCGTAAGGGCTGAACGCCCGCTGGTTCAGAAAGACCTTACATCCAATACGGCTACGGTTTCTTCCGAAGATATTAAAATGATGCCTGTTGAAAGTATTGGACAGGTTGTTAATTTGCAGGCCGGCGTCGTCGGCGGACACTTTAGAGGCGGCCGCTCTAACGAAGTTGCTTACCTCGTCGACGGTGTCTCCGTTACTGATGCTTTCAATAACTCAATGGGCGTTGAAATTGAAAATACTTCCGTAAGACAGATGGAGGTTATTTCCGGTACGTTCAACGCTGAATACGGACAGGCTATGTCGGGCGTCGTTAACATTGTTACTCAGGACGGCTCCCAGAACTACGAGGGATCTGCCTCGGCTTACGTTGGAAATTACGTTACTTCACATAAAGATTTGTTCCATAACCTCGATAAAATGGACAGAGTGGCCTCCCAGAACCTCCAGTTCAGCTTCTCGGGACCTGTTCCCTACCTCAAAGGACTGACGTTCTTTACTACGGGCCGCTATTTTAACGACGAAGGTTATCTCTACGGACAGAGGGTCTATAATGTAACTGACGATGCTCCCCTTCCGGTACAGGTATTCGACGGCACTAAGACCACTACGGAATATGTAATGAGGAACACCGGCGACGGCAGCTACGTCCCGATGAACCCCAACAAAAAATATTCTTTTAACGGCAAGCTGACCTATACTCTTCCCGGCTTTAAGTTCAGCTACAGCTTGTTCTGGGATGATAACTATAACAAATACTACAATCATTCATTTTTCCAGACTCCTGACGGTATTAAAAAACACTACCGCAATAATACCATTAATACCTTTCAGGCTACACACGTAATTTCTCAGAGCACTTTCCAGACCCTGCAGCTCTCGACAAATTACCATAACTATTACGGATACCTTTATGCCGATCCCTTTGATTCAAGATATGTAAACCCAACACAGGGCCTGCCTATCACGAATTATACTTTCCGCTCAGGCGGCAATGAAGGCGACCGCTATGAAAGATATACACGCACCAATATCCTTAAGTGGACACTTGCAAGCCAGGTATCCAAAGAACATAAGATCGGTGCAGGTATTGAAGCCAGAATGCATAAGATGTTTAACCATAGCATGTCTATAATCAATTTAACTGAGGATGTTCCCGATACAGCTTCTCATATTGACGGCAAGACAATCTTTACACTCGGCTACATGAACTACGGCACTTCTTCAGACAGGGGCTATAATACCGGATACACCAAGAAACCTTTTGAAGTTTCTGCCTACATACAGGATAAGATGGAATACGATATCATGATCATCAATGCGGGCGTAAGATTTGAATACTTCGATGCCAATGCAAGCATGCCGGCTGACTGGAAAAATCCGAGAAATAACCCTCTCTATCCGGGAGCCGGACTTATGACAAAGTCAAAACCAAAGTTCCAGATTAGCCCGCGCCTGGGAGCCTCTTTCCCAATCAGCGACAAGGGTGCAATCCACTTCTCGTACGGTCACTTTTTCCAGATGCCGAACTTTGAAAACCTGTATTATAACTCTGACTATATCGTCAGCCCGACTACGGGCCTGAGCTCAATTACAGGTAACCCTGATCTTAAGGGACAGAAAACTGTAATGTATGAAATCGGACTTCAGCAGGTGCTCTTCCCGAACGTTGCATTCGACCTGACAGTTTACTACAGGGATATAAGAGACTTGCTCGGTATGGAAATTATTAAAACTTACGAAGGCTTCCGCTATGCAAAATACATCAATCAGGACTACGGCAACGTACGCGGATTTATTGTAACTCTTGAGAAGATGTTCAGCGACTATTTCGGAGCCAAGATAGACTATACCTACCAGATCGCTGAGGGTAACTCTTCTGACCCGACATCTGTATTTAACAACAACCAGACAGATCCTCCTATTGCAACTCCCAAGAGGGTTGTGCCTCTGGACTGGGATCAGAGATCAACTCTTAACCTCACTCTGAACGTTGGCAATATGGGCGACTGGTCTGTCGGTCTTATCTGCAGCTACGGTACAGGTATGCCTTATACAGAAGATCCTTTATACGTCAACGGCCTCATATTCAACAATATGGGTATAAAGCCTTCAACATATAATGTGGACTTAAGAGCTGAGAAAAACTTCAACGTGGCCGGATTAAACATCAATACATTCCTCCTGGTTTATAACCTTCTCGACATAAAGAATCAGTATGGTGTTTACGGCTCTACTGGAACAGCCACTTCGGACTTAAATACAAAAAGAGCAGTACCGATTGTCGGTTTGAATACTATTGAAGACATGATTAATAATCCTACAATGTATTCGACTCCAAGACAGATACGTCTTGGCCTGTCGGTGGGATTTTAG
- a CDS encoding T9SS type A sorting domain-containing protein, protein MKKIWLLYSAACLFLSPAQFTLAQTATLEATLSLKKIDGISIPFQNEMPVPSFEKQDRMVINLSGNWKKQRFQASDFTTLSKRDASGYNNLVSEAMNRFKADFDDSAWPVKNIPSVENTMKPYPNVPENYEDGVWYRYKFTAGDSLKGKFVKLIFHAVNYVADVWLNGSYLGYHEGGYTPFAFDVTSKLLMGGENTIAVRVDNPAWGTRNDIVPFYKVDWFNYTGIIGDVYLEATNPVTIMRGDVLPLDVNGNIQATVTLFNKDTLDKNISLSLDIFNAQVNEANVASEKAKDLVGALVEAAGASASQILIPGDSAKVFRTTLNIASPRLWSPKEPNLYILKVTLKDKDKIVDEFYTQFGIRTVQTAGSKLLLNGKTAFFTGVARHEDHPQYGRSIPKNIIYSDMLKVKGVNANMLRTAHYPNNLYTYLISDRLGISIVEEIPVWWFDTPTDWYNQNSLRHIHEQMFREMVFKDFNRPSILFWSTSNESKDVDGRKLFELRIKQEKNNLYPDGRLITQSAAADRPGPGDPSQAPCDIAGWTMYFGIFHGSTYYDGTLNFLNNAKISFPNKPILDTEFGYWSGESGYSTSTQVTVFNETFRAFKEHASLKSDGTVNPDGSLAGVTWWCIFDWYSCQQISSNGFQSMGLYSMDRQTAKPVAATLKNAYAPYFNLGGTATGVENRNGSTEEVRNYSLEQNYPNPFNPETVISFHVPFTSRVRLKLFDSLGREIATLLDEEKAGGSYSIKLSSYALGLSSGVYFYRLDSGGFVKTCKMLLLK, encoded by the coding sequence ATGAAAAAGATATGGCTGCTTTATTCTGCGGCATGCTTGTTTTTATCCCCTGCACAATTCACACTTGCACAGACAGCTACACTTGAAGCTACACTGTCCTTAAAAAAAATAGATGGCATTAGTATCCCGTTTCAGAACGAAATGCCCGTCCCCTCGTTCGAAAAGCAGGACCGCATGGTAATAAATCTTTCCGGAAACTGGAAAAAACAAAGATTCCAGGCCTCCGACTTCACAACGCTAAGTAAAAGAGATGCATCAGGTTATAATAACCTTGTTTCCGAGGCTATGAACCGCTTTAAGGCGGACTTTGACGACAGCGCCTGGCCCGTTAAAAATATCCCGTCTGTTGAAAATACAATGAAACCTTACCCTAACGTGCCTGAAAACTACGAGGACGGGGTCTGGTACCGCTATAAGTTTACGGCTGGAGACTCACTGAAAGGAAAGTTTGTAAAACTCATCTTCCATGCTGTAAATTATGTGGCCGACGTCTGGCTTAACGGCAGTTACCTGGGTTACCATGAGGGAGGCTATACCCCCTTTGCATTCGATGTTACTTCAAAACTCCTCATGGGAGGGGAAAATACAATTGCCGTAAGGGTGGATAACCCCGCCTGGGGTACAAGAAACGATATAGTCCCGTTTTATAAAGTCGACTGGTTTAATTATACGGGAATTATCGGCGACGTGTACCTGGAAGCCACAAACCCGGTAACCATCATGAGAGGCGACGTGCTCCCGCTGGACGTAAACGGGAACATTCAGGCCACAGTTACTCTATTTAATAAAGATACGCTTGATAAAAACATCAGCCTTTCGCTTGACATTTTTAATGCCCAGGTAAATGAAGCAAACGTTGCAAGCGAAAAGGCAAAAGACCTCGTGGGAGCACTGGTTGAGGCCGCGGGAGCATCCGCTTCCCAAATTCTAATCCCCGGAGATTCGGCAAAGGTCTTCCGTACCACGCTGAATATTGCGAGCCCAAGGCTCTGGAGCCCGAAAGAGCCGAACCTGTATATACTGAAAGTTACATTAAAGGATAAAGACAAAATAGTTGACGAGTTTTACACACAGTTCGGCATCAGAACCGTTCAGACTGCGGGAAGTAAACTCCTCTTGAACGGCAAAACTGCATTCTTTACCGGCGTTGCCCGCCACGAGGATCACCCTCAGTACGGCCGGAGCATACCCAAAAACATAATTTATTCCGATATGCTGAAGGTAAAAGGCGTAAATGCAAACATGCTCCGTACGGCACACTACCCCAATAACCTTTATACATACCTTATCTCTGACCGCCTTGGTATAAGCATAGTAGAGGAAATCCCGGTATGGTGGTTCGATACCCCTACGGACTGGTATAATCAGAACAGCTTAAGACATATCCATGAACAGATGTTCAGGGAAATGGTCTTTAAGGACTTTAACCGCCCTTCAATTTTATTCTGGAGCACTTCAAACGAATCCAAGGACGTCGACGGACGCAAACTCTTTGAACTCAGGATAAAACAGGAAAAAAATAATTTGTACCCCGACGGAAGGCTTATTACACAGTCTGCTGCGGCAGACCGCCCGGGCCCCGGGGACCCCTCGCAGGCACCGTGCGACATTGCGGGCTGGACTATGTACTTTGGTATTTTCCACGGGAGCACGTATTACGACGGGACACTGAACTTCCTTAATAACGCAAAGATAAGCTTCCCTAATAAACCTATACTGGATACGGAGTTCGGATACTGGTCGGGTGAATCGGGCTACAGCACCAGCACGCAGGTGACGGTCTTTAATGAAACTTTCAGGGCATTTAAGGAGCACGCTTCTCTGAAATCTGACGGGACAGTTAACCCTGACGGATCGCTTGCCGGCGTTACATGGTGGTGCATCTTTGACTGGTATTCCTGCCAGCAGATCTCGAGTAACGGCTTCCAGAGCATGGGGCTTTACTCAATGGACCGCCAGACCGCTAAACCGGTCGCAGCTACGCTTAAAAATGCTTATGCTCCTTACTTTAATTTGGGCGGAACTGCAACTGGCGTCGAAAATAGAAATGGGAGCACTGAGGAAGTCCGGAACTACAGCCTGGAGCAGAACTACCCGAACCCGTTTAATCCTGAAACCGTAATTTCTTTCCATGTGCCCTTTACCTCAAGAGTCCGCCTTAAACTCTTCGATTCACTGGGACGCGAAATTGCCACACTTTTAGATGAAGAAAAGGCCGGAGGCTCCTATAGCATAAAACTCAGCTCATATGCGCTTGGGCTTTCCAGCGGCGTTTATTTCTACCGCCTGGATTCTGGCGGCTTTGTTAAAACCTGCAAGATGTTACTCCTTAAATAG
- a CDS encoding UPF0164 family protein has protein sequence MKKIYIFIVLVLFATLEISAQTYVADVSKKGTTAAPFLSIGQGAKAASMGSAFVAVADDPSAMYWNPSGLANLSGVNVLFDHTEWFAGIRFNYVGITYSLGDFGNIGASFTASDIGEMNVTTINEPEGTGEVFKVNDVAFSVAYALKLTDNFSIGINPKFISQSIWRMNATGIALDMGVQYVTPFDGAVLAMSIANFGSRMQLTGNSALKVIQMGTNDKVPAYLQTEEWALPLNFRVGIAYQPLKTQMHKLTLAVDAMHPNDNYESVNAGAEYLFNDFVAFRGGYNSLFLKDSEQSFTLGFGLKQQILGNIAVKLDYAFEKFGRLNNIQKFTLGINF, from the coding sequence ATGAAAAAAATATATATATTTATCGTACTTGTGCTTTTTGCAACGCTCGAAATATCTGCGCAGACCTATGTGGCCGACGTTTCGAAAAAAGGTACCACTGCGGCTCCCTTCCTTTCTATAGGACAGGGAGCAAAGGCGGCTTCAATGGGCAGCGCATTTGTTGCAGTTGCAGACGATCCGAGTGCAATGTACTGGAATCCTTCAGGCCTTGCAAACCTCAGCGGCGTAAACGTACTGTTTGACCATACTGAATGGTTTGCGGGTATCAGATTCAACTATGTCGGTATTACTTACAGCCTGGGCGACTTTGGAAACATCGGCGCCAGCTTTACCGCTTCCGACATAGGCGAAATGAATGTAACAACAATCAACGAGCCGGAAGGTACCGGCGAAGTCTTTAAGGTTAATGACGTTGCCTTCAGTGTTGCATACGCCCTTAAGCTTACGGATAATTTTTCAATAGGCATTAACCCCAAATTCATCAGCCAGTCGATCTGGAGAATGAACGCTACGGGTATCGCTCTCGATATGGGCGTCCAGTACGTGACACCTTTTGACGGCGCCGTTCTTGCTATGTCTATTGCAAATTTCGGTTCCAGAATGCAGCTGACCGGTAACTCGGCTCTCAAGGTTATACAAATGGGTACTAACGACAAGGTGCCTGCATACCTTCAGACTGAAGAATGGGCCCTGCCGCTGAACTTCAGGGTCGGTATCGCTTATCAGCCCCTGAAAACCCAGATGCATAAGCTGACTCTGGCTGTCGATGCAATGCATCCTAACGACAACTACGAAAGCGTTAACGCTGGCGCTGAATATCTCTTCAACGACTTCGTGGCTTTCCGCGGCGGCTATAATTCCCTCTTCCTGAAAGATTCCGAACAGTCCTTTACTTTGGGCTTCGGCCTTAAACAGCAGATACTGGGCAACATAGCTGTAAAACTGGACTATGCTTTCGAGAAGTTCGGACGCCTGAATAATATTCAGAAATTTACTCTGGGTATTAATTTCTAA
- a CDS encoding T9SS type A sorting domain-containing protein: MKIPIDFALNDADATGEREGILTYSPNNEDKSYQDVTRWIYTWVGKKSVVGVENEKNTTVKSYSLSQNYPNPFNPSTTIRYSIPQAGRVTLKVFNVLGKEISTLVNEEKNQGSYEVKFDASQLASGIYFYQIESGSFRQVNKMLLLK; encoded by the coding sequence ATGAAAATTCCAATCGACTTCGCTTTGAATGATGCAGACGCTACAGGCGAAAGAGAAGGTATCCTTACCTATTCTCCAAACAACGAAGACAAATCATACCAGGATGTTACAAGATGGATTTATACCTGGGTTGGCAAGAAATCAGTTGTCGGCGTTGAAAATGAAAAGAATACAACCGTTAAATCTTATTCATTATCACAGAACTATCCTAATCCGTTCAACCCGTCAACTACTATCAGGTATTCAATTCCTCAGGCAGGAAGGGTTACTCTGAAAGTATTTAACGTCCTCGGTAAGGAAATCTCAACTCTGGTTAACGAAGAAAAGAACCAGGGCAGCTATGAAGTTAAATTCGACGCTTCACAGCTCGCCAGCGGTATCTACTTCTACCAGATCGAAAGCGGCTCGTTCAGACAGGTTAATAAAATGTTACTGCTTAAGTAA